A single Dechloromonas denitrificans DNA region contains:
- a CDS encoding ATP-binding protein yields MADKKIQASVKGVALASDDTGEVRRQKLARIILDAMYQFLGLLDVDGTVLEINRAALEGAGICLADVIGKPFWEARWWALSEDARNRVRSMVEQARRGEFVRCDIEIFGDLQGKKTIFVDFSLTPIRDDEGRVAFLLPEGRNITEKIAIEAELTRKNGELQLALEKLREIDGFKTKFFANVSHELRTPLALILGPVDQLLLEAKGANERERFRLKTIKRNAQSLLQQVNDLLDLARIDAQQMPLAYVCANVAALLRDVAASFAAAAEERSISLLTEGANELYADVDRAKFARILANLLSNAFKFTPAGGRICCSIERVANRRFLLSVQDNGPGVPPQMKEHIFSRFTQGQDGLSGNGSGLGLNIVKEFVELHSGTVVALDAPGGGAVFQVEMPMRAPKGVFVRESNEEEPFSNYRSIDLLEPQSQPLRDHKLGNSRILVVEDNPDLRHFLYDVLIDDYNVTLAANGAIALASALEDPPDLVITDLMMPHFDGEQFVRELRASGRFPNLPVLVLSARADDALRETLLEDLVQDYLTKPFSPQELRARVRNLVMVKRTVDLLQKELNSQASDVCELTAGLVASRKSLQDGLVALQISERRWLGLYKNTAVGIALADREGRILKANPALQQMLGYGEADIVGVSFIDITEESQRAMTKRNVHGLFDGVIDNYHVQKRYEKKNGGLLWANVSVSLIPAVDREGPRLAVIVEDVSSRKQAESALAAIQAELARVSRFTTMGELVASIAHEVNQPLSAIVTNSQAALRWLARDTPDLHEVVAALNRVNRDASLAGDVIARIRNFLSMGGIKREPVQVRRIVDDLLLMLQSVLLESGVQVKVRIAPGLPELQADPVQLQQVMLNLVINALDAMREQLHRDRILTISVTAEAQEGVLFSVSDTGPGISPSLGGKIFDALFSTKSNGLGMGLAISRSIIENHGGRLRLEAAVGTGASFIFNLPLSQ; encoded by the coding sequence TTGGCTGACAAGAAAATACAAGCCTCCGTCAAAGGAGTGGCCCTGGCTTCTGACGATACCGGCGAGGTTCGTCGGCAAAAGCTGGCCCGGATCATTCTTGACGCGATGTACCAGTTCCTCGGATTGCTCGACGTCGACGGTACGGTTCTCGAGATCAATCGCGCCGCCCTCGAAGGGGCCGGCATCTGTCTCGCTGATGTGATCGGCAAGCCGTTCTGGGAGGCGCGCTGGTGGGCGCTTTCCGAAGATGCGCGCAATCGGGTGCGGAGCATGGTGGAACAGGCGCGGCGTGGTGAATTCGTCCGTTGTGACATCGAGATTTTTGGTGACCTGCAGGGAAAGAAAACCATTTTTGTCGACTTTTCGCTGACGCCGATCCGCGATGACGAAGGGCGAGTCGCCTTTCTGCTTCCCGAAGGGCGGAATATCACCGAAAAAATCGCCATCGAGGCCGAACTGACGCGCAAGAATGGCGAATTGCAACTGGCCCTCGAAAAGCTGCGCGAAATCGACGGCTTCAAGACGAAATTTTTCGCCAATGTCAGCCACGAATTGCGGACTCCGCTGGCGCTGATCCTGGGGCCGGTCGATCAGCTTCTGCTCGAAGCCAAGGGGGCGAATGAGCGCGAGCGGTTCCGCCTGAAGACGATAAAGCGCAATGCGCAATCCCTCCTGCAGCAGGTCAATGATCTGCTCGACCTGGCGCGCATTGATGCGCAGCAGATGCCGCTGGCCTATGTCTGTGCCAACGTCGCCGCCTTGCTCCGGGACGTCGCCGCCAGTTTTGCCGCGGCCGCCGAGGAACGATCGATTTCTTTGCTGACCGAGGGGGCGAACGAGCTTTATGCCGATGTGGACCGCGCCAAGTTTGCGCGGATCCTGGCCAATCTGCTGTCCAATGCCTTCAAGTTCACCCCGGCCGGCGGACGTATCTGCTGCTCGATCGAACGGGTCGCCAATCGTCGATTCTTGCTGAGCGTGCAAGACAATGGCCCGGGCGTTCCGCCGCAAATGAAGGAGCATATTTTTTCCCGCTTTACGCAAGGCCAGGACGGGCTCTCGGGCAACGGCAGCGGATTGGGCCTGAACATCGTCAAGGAATTCGTCGAGCTGCACTCGGGAACGGTGGTCGCCCTCGATGCGCCAGGCGGGGGGGCGGTCTTCCAGGTGGAGATGCCGATGCGCGCCCCGAAAGGGGTATTCGTGCGCGAGAGCAATGAAGAGGAGCCGTTCTCCAACTACCGCAGCATCGACCTTCTCGAGCCGCAGAGCCAGCCGCTCCGCGATCACAAGCTGGGTAACAGCCGGATTCTCGTCGTCGAGGACAACCCCGATCTGCGCCATTTTCTCTATGACGTATTGATCGACGATTACAACGTTACGCTGGCGGCGAATGGCGCCATAGCGCTGGCATCGGCCCTTGAAGATCCCCCCGATCTGGTGATTACCGATCTGATGATGCCGCATTTCGACGGCGAGCAATTCGTTCGGGAACTGCGGGCCAGCGGCCGCTTCCCCAATCTTCCCGTGCTGGTTCTCTCGGCGCGGGCCGACGATGCGCTGCGCGAAACGCTGCTGGAAGACCTGGTCCAGGACTACCTGACGAAACCTTTCTCCCCGCAGGAACTGAGGGCGCGGGTCCGCAATCTGGTCATGGTCAAGCGCACCGTCGACCTTCTACAGAAGGAACTCAATTCGCAAGCCTCCGACGTTTGCGAATTGACGGCCGGGTTGGTGGCGAGTCGGAAATCATTGCAGGATGGTTTGGTCGCCTTGCAGATTTCGGAACGTCGCTGGCTGGGACTCTACAAAAACACGGCAGTCGGCATCGCGCTGGCTGACCGGGAAGGGCGGATATTGAAAGCCAATCCCGCCTTGCAGCAAATGCTCGGTTACGGCGAAGCCGACATCGTTGGCGTTTCGTTCATCGACATTACCGAAGAGTCCCAACGGGCGATGACCAAGCGCAATGTCCATGGCTTGTTCGACGGGGTGATCGACAACTATCACGTGCAGAAACGCTATGAAAAAAAGAATGGCGGATTGCTCTGGGCCAACGTCAGTGTTTCGCTGATTCCCGCCGTTGACCGGGAGGGACCGCGACTGGCGGTGATTGTTGAGGATGTCAGTTCGCGCAAGCAGGCGGAAAGTGCCCTTGCCGCGATACAAGCTGAGCTGGCGCGGGTTTCTCGTTTTACGACCATGGGGGAACTGGTCGCCTCGATCGCTCACGAAGTCAATCAACCGCTGTCCGCAATCGTCACCAATAGTCAGGCGGCCTTGCGCTGGCTGGCCCGGGATACGCCGGACCTGCATGAAGTCGTCGCGGCATTAAACCGGGTAAACCGGGATGCCAGTCTGGCTGGAGATGTCATCGCCCGTATTCGCAATTTTCTCAGCATGGGGGGGATCAAGCGCGAACCGGTCCAAGTCCGGCGCATTGTCGACGACCTGTTGCTGATGCTGCAAAGCGTGTTGCTGGAGTCCGGGGTTCAGGTCAAGGTTCGCATCGCGCCCGGCTTGCCGGAACTGCAGGCCGATCCAGTCCAGCTGCAGCAGGTCATGCTTAATCTGGTCATCAATGCGCTAGACGCGATGCGCGAGCAACTGCATCGCGATCGTATCTTGACTATTTCGGTGACGGCGGAAGCGCAGGAGGGGGTGCTTTTTTCGGTCAGCGATACCGGGCCGGGCATTTCGCCGAGCCTGGGAGGGAAGATATTCGATGCCCTGTTCTCAACCAAGAGCAATGGGCTCGGCATGGGATTGGCCATCAGTCGGTCGATCATCGAAAACCACGGGGGGCGATTGCGGCTGGAAGCGGCGGTTGGCACCGGGGCGAGTTTCATTTTTAACCTGCCGCTGAGCCAATGA
- a CDS encoding OmpP1/FadL family transporter, translating to MTTRKIVASALVSALAGGAQLAQATDVFRLEGYGAISRAMGGTAVAHDVGPAGMMTNPATLSLMADGDQAMLGLDLVTTDIKVKNKATGESVSSDTHANNRGPYLAPEAALTKRLGAWSFGVGAFAQGGLGTEYGNGSFLSRAAGGLATGLDNSSRLLVLNIPFAASFQVTDKLTLGGSIDAMWQGLNLDLLLGADQVGSLIGAGRASGSLVGALGGLPDLRGAHFSLTKDQFLGSGVDAWGYGGKLGMLYRATPDTTLGASYTFKSRMDDMEGRATLTAIDGIAGQIAFKGKIQINDFQMPAHVDLGFSHHLTPQWTVAADVSRVFWRDVMKDIKVAFTADAGGDINILLPQDYKDQTIVSLGAAYQVNDSLTVRAGGRFASQALSSSTLFAVIPATPRKHLSAGLTYAFSKQSKLDFAYSHAFKETMDNTSQPNTSAPIEVAHAQNNVTLNFRYSF from the coding sequence ATGACCACAAGAAAAATCGTTGCATCGGCGCTGGTTTCGGCGCTGGCCGGTGGGGCGCAACTGGCCCAGGCGACCGATGTGTTCCGCCTGGAGGGTTACGGAGCCATATCGCGCGCCATGGGCGGCACGGCGGTGGCCCATGACGTCGGCCCGGCCGGCATGATGACCAATCCGGCAACGCTGTCGCTGATGGCGGACGGCGATCAGGCCATGCTCGGCCTGGATCTGGTGACGACGGATATCAAGGTCAAGAACAAGGCGACGGGCGAAAGCGTCTCCTCCGATACGCATGCCAATAACCGTGGCCCCTATCTGGCACCCGAGGCGGCGCTTACCAAACGGCTCGGCGCCTGGTCTTTCGGTGTCGGCGCTTTCGCTCAGGGCGGTCTGGGTACCGAATACGGCAATGGCAGCTTCTTGTCGCGCGCCGCCGGCGGTCTCGCTACCGGCCTCGACAATTCGAGCCGCTTGCTGGTGCTCAACATTCCTTTCGCGGCGAGTTTCCAGGTCACCGATAAACTGACCCTGGGCGGCAGCATCGATGCGATGTGGCAGGGCCTCAATCTCGACCTGCTGCTCGGTGCCGACCAGGTCGGCAGCCTGATCGGCGCCGGACGGGCCAGCGGTTCCCTGGTCGGTGCCCTGGGCGGCCTGCCGGACCTGCGCGGCGCCCACTTCAGCCTGACCAAGGACCAGTTCCTGGGCAGCGGTGTCGATGCCTGGGGCTATGGCGGCAAGTTGGGGATGCTTTATCGCGCCACTCCCGATACGACCTTGGGCGCTTCCTACACCTTCAAGAGCCGGATGGACGATATGGAGGGCCGGGCGACGCTGACGGCAATCGACGGTATCGCCGGTCAAATAGCCTTCAAGGGAAAAATCCAGATCAACGACTTCCAGATGCCCGCCCATGTCGACCTCGGCTTCAGCCACCACCTGACGCCGCAATGGACGGTCGCCGCCGACGTCTCGCGGGTCTTCTGGAGAGACGTGATGAAGGACATCAAAGTTGCTTTTACCGCCGACGCCGGGGGCGATATCAACATCCTCCTGCCCCAGGATTACAAGGACCAGACGATTGTCTCCCTGGGGGCTGCCTACCAGGTCAACGACAGCTTGACGGTCCGGGCCGGCGGACGTTTCGCCAGCCAGGCCTTGTCGTCATCCACGCTGTTTGCGGTGATACCGGCCACCCCGAGGAAACACCTGTCAGCCGGTTTGACCTATGCCTTCTCAAAGCAGAGCAAGCTTGATTTTGCCTATTCCCATGCATTCAAGGAGACGATGGACAACACCAGCCAGCCGAATACCTCTGCGCCGATCGAGGTTGCCCACGCGCAGAACAACGTAACCCTCAATTTCCGCTACAGCTTTTAA
- a CDS encoding 2Fe-2S iron-sulfur cluster-binding protein, protein MIKTIIRNEKDGATCEQQDGDTILRAALRAGQGFSYECNSGGCGGCKFELMDGEIETLWPDAPGLTERDRKRGRHLACQCRAHGPVTIKAATAAEYRPRIVPKRQRASLIGMRDITHDIREFRFLAKSDADFLPGQFAMLDLPGLASSRAYSLANTANGQREWHFQIRRVLHGQGTHTLFEKLAEGDEIGLDGPYGVAYLRTDSPRDIVCVAGGSGLAPMLSIARGAVEAGLLADRKLYFFYGARTPRDVCGEEMLRTLAGFGDRIIYVPVVSLPGDDGAWSGETGFVHDAVAHRLPVELANYEFYFAGPPPMTQALQELLMVGHRVPFEQIHFDRFF, encoded by the coding sequence ATGATCAAAACGATTATCCGCAACGAGAAAGACGGCGCCACCTGCGAGCAGCAGGATGGCGACACCATCCTGCGCGCGGCATTGCGGGCGGGCCAGGGGTTTTCCTACGAGTGCAATTCCGGCGGCTGCGGCGGCTGCAAGTTCGAGCTGATGGACGGCGAAATCGAGACGCTGTGGCCGGATGCGCCGGGGCTGACCGAGCGTGATCGCAAGCGCGGCCGCCACCTTGCCTGCCAATGCCGGGCACACGGTCCGGTGACGATCAAGGCGGCCACCGCCGCCGAATACCGGCCGAGGATCGTTCCCAAACGCCAGCGCGCCAGTCTGATCGGCATGCGGGATATCACGCACGACATCCGCGAGTTCCGTTTCCTCGCGAAAAGCGATGCCGACTTCCTGCCCGGCCAGTTCGCCATGCTGGATCTGCCCGGCCTTGCTTCCTCGCGGGCCTATTCCCTGGCCAATACGGCCAACGGGCAGCGCGAGTGGCATTTCCAGATCCGCCGCGTCCTGCACGGGCAAGGCACTCACACCCTTTTCGAAAAGCTGGCCGAAGGCGACGAAATCGGTCTCGATGGCCCCTATGGCGTGGCCTATCTGCGCACCGATTCGCCGCGCGACATCGTCTGCGTGGCGGGCGGCTCCGGCTTGGCGCCGATGCTTTCGATCGCTCGCGGCGCCGTTGAGGCTGGGCTGCTGGCTGACCGGAAACTGTATTTTTTCTACGGCGCCCGAACGCCACGCGACGTTTGCGGCGAAGAGATGTTGCGCACCCTCGCTGGTTTCGGCGACCGGATCATCTATGTCCCGGTGGTTTCGCTACCCGGCGACGACGGCGCCTGGAGTGGCGAAACCGGTTTCGTGCATGACGCGGTGGCGCATCGGCTGCCGGTCGAGTTGGCGAACTACGAGTTCTATTTCGCCGGGCCGCCACCGATGACGCAAGCCTTGCAGGAACTGCTGATGGTTGGCCATCGCGTGCCCTTCGAGCAGATTCATTTCGACCGCTTCTTTTGA
- a CDS encoding aromatic/alkene monooxygenase hydroxylase subunit beta: MSETQVLKPLKTWSHLAARRRKPSEYEIVSTNLHYNDKRPDSPYELDPNMFMNTWYKKNTFGTALKHPDWNAFRDPEEVVYRTYNMMQDGQETYVFGLFDQFNQREHDTALDPRWAGTLARFYTPSRYLFHTVQMASAYVGQVSPASTITNCNYFQMADSFRWLSHTAYRTKELSIAFPDKGFAADERLYWENDPVWQGFRELMEKALTVWDWGEAIVVINLIAKPAIDEAVLRKLGESARHNGDTLLGLVTDAQLIDAARHRRWISALVSMALEIPGNKELIQGWIAKWEPLADRAIDDYCTGLPDTSGGAQAAKAATRDFRRSLGL; encoded by the coding sequence ATGTCCGAAACCCAAGTACTGAAGCCGCTCAAGACCTGGAGCCATCTCGCTGCCCGCCGCCGCAAGCCGAGCGAGTACGAGATCGTCAGCACCAACCTGCACTACAACGACAAGCGGCCCGACTCGCCGTATGAACTTGATCCCAACATGTTCATGAACACCTGGTACAAGAAGAACACTTTCGGTACCGCCCTCAAGCACCCGGACTGGAACGCCTTCCGCGATCCGGAGGAAGTGGTCTACCGCACCTACAACATGATGCAGGATGGCCAGGAAACGTACGTCTTCGGCCTCTTCGACCAGTTCAACCAGCGCGAACACGACACCGCCCTCGATCCGCGCTGGGCGGGTACCTTGGCGCGTTTCTACACGCCGTCCCGCTACCTGTTCCATACTGTTCAGATGGCCTCGGCCTATGTCGGCCAGGTCTCGCCGGCCAGCACGATTACCAACTGCAATTATTTCCAGATGGCCGACAGCTTCCGTTGGCTGAGCCACACCGCCTACCGCACCAAGGAGCTTTCAATCGCCTTTCCCGACAAGGGTTTCGCAGCAGATGAGCGCCTTTACTGGGAAAACGATCCGGTCTGGCAGGGCTTCCGCGAACTGATGGAGAAGGCGCTGACCGTCTGGGACTGGGGCGAGGCCATCGTCGTCATCAACCTGATCGCCAAGCCGGCGATCGACGAGGCGGTGTTGCGCAAACTGGGCGAATCCGCCCGGCACAACGGCGACACCCTGCTCGGACTGGTGACCGATGCCCAGCTGATCGATGCCGCCCGCCATCGCCGCTGGATTTCCGCGCTGGTCAGCATGGCGCTCGAAATCCCGGGCAACAAGGAACTGATCCAGGGCTGGATCGCCAAGTGGGAGCCGCTGGCCGACCGGGCCATCGATGACTACTGCACTGGCCTGCCGGACACTTCCGGCGGCGCTCAGGCGGCCAAGGCGGCAACGCGCGACTTCCGTCGTTCCCTCGGCTTGTAA
- a CDS encoding MmoB/DmpM family protein → MSVTSSGQAYHNNLVGPVMRAGDLATAIIEAAKLDNPGKEVFVDDKRAYIRIHTEHEMVLYRETIEEELGRPFKMNDLEVDLSSFAGQIESGDNSIRFYFSKKV, encoded by the coding sequence ATGAGCGTTACCAGTTCTGGGCAGGCCTATCACAACAATCTGGTCGGCCCGGTGATGCGGGCCGGCGACTTGGCCACGGCGATCATCGAGGCGGCAAAGCTCGACAACCCGGGCAAGGAAGTCTTTGTGGACGACAAGCGGGCCTACATCCGGATCCACACCGAACACGAGATGGTGCTGTACCGCGAAACCATCGAGGAAGAGTTGGGCCGTCCATTCAAGATGAACGATCTGGAAGTCGATCTGAGTTCCTTTGCGGGACAGATCGAAAGCGGTGACAACTCCATCCGCTTCTATTTTTCGAAGAAAGTCTAG
- a CDS encoding Rieske 2Fe-2S domain-containing protein: MSFKKVCTLDDLWEGEMESFNIEGQEILLVCAEGGDIKAFQGICPHQDIPLIEGKFDGQKIICRAHLWQFDACTGKGINPDDCALAEYPVRMDGDDVLVETEGVAALFAHS, translated from the coding sequence ATGAGTTTCAAAAAAGTATGCACGCTCGACGACCTCTGGGAAGGGGAAATGGAGTCGTTCAACATCGAAGGCCAGGAAATTCTGCTGGTCTGTGCCGAAGGTGGCGACATCAAGGCGTTTCAGGGGATCTGTCCGCATCAGGACATCCCGCTGATTGAAGGCAAGTTCGATGGCCAGAAAATAATCTGCCGGGCGCACTTGTGGCAGTTCGATGCCTGCACGGGCAAGGGGATCAACCCTGACGACTGTGCACTGGCCGAGTATCCGGTCCGCATGGACGGCGACGATGTCCTGGTCGAAACGGAAGGCGTAGCGGCCCTGTTCGCCCATAGCTGA
- a CDS encoding toluene-4-monooxygenase system B family protein → MALFPITSNFEGDFVLQLVAVDSENTMDEVAAAAAVHSVGRRVRARPGQIMRVRRQGADDFLPRTMRVSESGLKPTETVEIIWEAPKH, encoded by the coding sequence ATGGCGTTGTTTCCAATTACTTCCAACTTCGAAGGCGACTTCGTGCTGCAACTGGTTGCCGTCGACAGCGAGAACACCATGGACGAAGTGGCCGCCGCTGCCGCCGTGCATTCGGTCGGGCGGCGCGTCCGGGCGCGGCCGGGGCAGATCATGCGTGTCCGTCGGCAAGGGGCTGACGATTTTCTGCCCCGCACCATGCGGGTTTCCGAATCCGGCCTGAAGCCGACGGAAACCGTCGAGATCATCTGGGAGGCTCCGAAGCACTGA
- a CDS encoding aromatic/alkene/methane monooxygenase hydroxylase/oxygenase subunit alpha — translation MALLNRMDWYDLARTTNWSPKYVTEDELFPPLMSGAFGLPQNAWEKYDEPYKQTYPEYVKVQRDKDAGAYSVKAALERSRIFENADPGWKSVMKAHYGAIARGEYAAASAEARMMRFSKAPGMRNMSTLGCLDEVRHGQMQLYFPHEHVAKDRQMDWAFKAYDTNEWAMIAARHFFDDIMMTRDAISVSIMLTFSFETGFTNMQFLGLAADAAEAGDHTFANLISSIQTDESRHAQIGGPALKVLIENGQKAEAQKRVDIAVWGAWKLFSVLTGPIMDYYTPLEHRKQSFKEFMEEWIVAQFERTLTDMGLDLPWYWDIFLKDISQTHHGMHLGSYFWRPTLWWNPAAGVTPDERAWLEAKYPGWNETWGECWDVFIDNVVDGNMAMAYPETLPYVCNMCQLPILGTPGKGWNVKDYPLEHNGRLYHFGSEVDRWVFQQEPERYAGHLSIVDRFLAGMIQPMNLEGALNYMNIAPGECGDDAHNYAWAEIYRALRAAKKAS, via the coding sequence ATGGCTTTATTGAATCGGATGGACTGGTATGACCTGGCCAGAACGACGAACTGGTCACCCAAGTACGTGACGGAAGACGAACTGTTTCCGCCGCTGATGTCGGGCGCTTTCGGCTTGCCGCAAAACGCCTGGGAAAAGTACGACGAGCCTTACAAGCAGACCTATCCGGAATATGTGAAAGTCCAGCGCGACAAGGATGCCGGGGCCTACTCGGTGAAGGCCGCCCTGGAACGTAGCCGCATTTTCGAAAACGCCGATCCGGGCTGGAAGTCGGTGATGAAGGCGCATTACGGCGCCATCGCCCGCGGCGAGTATGCCGCCGCCAGCGCCGAGGCCCGCATGATGCGCTTCTCCAAGGCGCCGGGGATGCGCAACATGTCCACGCTGGGTTGCCTGGACGAAGTCCGGCATGGCCAGATGCAGCTCTACTTCCCGCACGAGCACGTCGCCAAGGATCGCCAGATGGACTGGGCCTTCAAGGCCTACGACACCAACGAGTGGGCGATGATCGCGGCCCGCCATTTCTTCGACGACATCATGATGACGCGCGACGCGATCAGCGTTTCCATCATGCTGACCTTCAGCTTCGAGACCGGCTTCACCAACATGCAGTTCCTCGGCCTGGCAGCCGATGCCGCCGAGGCCGGCGACCATACTTTTGCCAACCTGATTTCCAGCATCCAGACCGACGAATCCCGGCACGCCCAGATCGGCGGCCCGGCGCTCAAGGTGCTGATCGAAAACGGCCAGAAGGCGGAAGCGCAGAAGCGCGTCGATATTGCCGTGTGGGGTGCCTGGAAGCTGTTCTCGGTGTTGACCGGCCCGATCATGGACTACTACACGCCGCTCGAGCACCGCAAGCAGTCGTTCAAGGAGTTCATGGAGGAATGGATCGTCGCCCAGTTCGAGCGCACCCTGACCGACATGGGCCTCGACCTGCCCTGGTACTGGGACATTTTCCTGAAAGACATCAGCCAGACCCACCACGGCATGCACCTGGGTTCCTATTTCTGGCGTCCGACGCTGTGGTGGAACCCGGCCGCCGGCGTCACGCCGGACGAGCGCGCCTGGCTCGAGGCAAAGTATCCCGGCTGGAACGAAACCTGGGGTGAGTGCTGGGATGTTTTCATCGACAACGTCGTCGACGGCAACATGGCCATGGCCTATCCGGAAACCCTGCCTTACGTCTGCAACATGTGCCAGTTGCCGATTCTCGGCACGCCGGGCAAAGGCTGGAACGTCAAGGACTACCCGCTCGAACACAACGGCCGCCTCTATCACTTCGGCTCCGAAGTGGATCGTTGGGTCTTCCAGCAGGAACCGGAGCGCTATGCCGGTCACCTCTCCATCGTCGACCGTTTCCTGGCCGGCATGATTCAGCCGATGAACCTGGAAGGCGCCCTCAACTACATGAACATAGCCCCGGGCGAGTGCGGCGACGATGCCCATAACTATGCCTGGGCCGAGATCTACCGTGCCCTGCGGGCGGCCAAGAAGGCCAGCTAA
- a CDS encoding SAM-dependent methyltransferase: MDIPRIFNITESAHRIHNPITPEKLATLGAALRLESGARVLDFGSGSGEMLCTWARDHGVIGTGIDMSQLFTEQAKLRAKELGVADQVKFIHGDATGYVFDEKVSVAACVGATWIAGGVAGTIELLARSLRSGGIILIGEPYWRQVPPTEEVAKGCLANSVSDFLMLPELLASFGRLGCDVVEMVLADQDGWDRYEAAKWLTMRRWLEANPDDELVDEVRAQLTSEPERYAAYTREYLGWGVFALMPR, encoded by the coding sequence ATGGACATCCCCCGGATATTCAATATCACTGAGAGCGCTCACCGCATCCACAACCCGATCACACCCGAAAAGCTTGCCACTCTCGGCGCAGCGCTGCGTCTGGAATCGGGGGCGCGGGTGCTCGACTTCGGCAGCGGTTCGGGGGAGATGCTGTGCACCTGGGCACGCGATCACGGCGTCATCGGCACCGGCATCGACATGAGCCAGTTGTTCACCGAGCAAGCGAAACTCCGTGCTAAAGAACTCGGCGTCGCCGATCAAGTCAAGTTCATCCATGGCGATGCTACCGGCTACGTTTTTGACGAGAAGGTCAGTGTGGCCGCCTGTGTCGGTGCCACCTGGATTGCCGGTGGCGTCGCCGGCACTATCGAGCTTCTGGCGCGGAGCCTGCGCAGCGGCGGGATCATCCTCATCGGCGAGCCCTACTGGCGGCAGGTGCCGCCGACGGAAGAGGTTGCCAAGGGGTGTCTTGCCAACTCAGTCTCCGACTTTCTGATGCTTCCGGAACTTCTTGCGTCTTTCGGCCGCCTTGGCTGTGACGTCGTTGAAATGGTTCTGGCTGACCAAGACGGCTGGGACAGATACGAGGCGGCCAAATGGCTCACGATGCGTCGCTGGCTTGAAGCCAATCCCGACGACGAGTTGGTCGACGAGGTTCGCGCCCAACTGACCTCGGAACCCGAGCGCTACGCCGCTTACACGCGTGAATACCTGGGCTGGGGTGTGTTCGCGCTGATGCCGCGGTGA
- the hpaI gene encoding 4-hydroxy-2-oxoheptanedioate aldolase — MQIPFNQFKAALRAGRNQFGLWLGLGETFSAEICAGAGFDWLLIDAEHGPNDLRSILAQLQAIAPYASQAVVRPPQGDHVLIKQLLETGVQTLLIPMVESAAQARGLVEAMRYPPAGIRGVGSALARASRWGRIENYAQLANEQMCLLVQVETRAGYEQLDAILAVDGVDGVFFGSADLAASYGYLGQSTHPEIVAAIEHGLQRVRAAGLAGGVLCSDKTLNDRYMQAGARFVAVGVDALLLTAATTALCRIYKPDATATGVPGSY, encoded by the coding sequence ATGCAAATACCGTTCAACCAGTTCAAGGCCGCCTTGCGGGCCGGGCGCAATCAGTTCGGGTTGTGGCTCGGGCTGGGCGAGACGTTCAGTGCCGAGATATGTGCCGGCGCCGGTTTCGACTGGTTGTTGATCGATGCCGAACATGGCCCGAACGATCTGCGCAGCATCCTCGCGCAGTTGCAGGCCATTGCCCCCTATGCCTCGCAGGCGGTGGTCCGGCCACCGCAGGGCGACCATGTGCTGATCAAGCAGTTGCTCGAAACCGGCGTCCAGACGCTGCTCATCCCGATGGTCGAATCCGCCGCCCAGGCGCGCGGGCTGGTCGAGGCCATGCGCTATCCGCCGGCCGGCATTCGCGGCGTCGGCAGCGCGCTGGCCCGCGCCTCGCGCTGGGGGCGCATCGAAAATTACGCCCAGCTGGCCAATGAACAGATGTGCCTGCTGGTCCAGGTCGAGACGCGGGCCGGCTACGAACAGCTGGACGCAATCCTCGCGGTCGATGGCGTCGACGGCGTGTTTTTCGGCTCGGCCGACCTGGCCGCTTCCTACGGCTATCTCGGCCAGTCGACGCATCCGGAAATCGTCGCCGCCATCGAGCACGGCCTGCAGCGCGTCCGGGCTGCCGGCCTGGCCGGTGGCGTGCTGTGCAGCGACAAGACACTGAACGACCGCTACATGCAGGCCGGCGCCCGTTTTGTCGCGGTCGGCGTCGATGCGCTGCTGCTGACGGCGGCCACTACGGCGCTGTGCCGCATTTACAAGCCGGACGCGACAGCGACCGGCGTTCCCGGTTCTTATTGA